The Drosophila bipectinata strain 14024-0381.07 chromosome 2L, DbipHiC1v2, whole genome shotgun sequence genome has a segment encoding these proteins:
- the Slob gene encoding serine-rich adhesin for platelets isoform X6: MDSFDISSDSEEGLLEEIVVGGSCHRQHLLRLQQWHSAHSYIHSYEPSESPIHYCDPAALYSDDNSHEPGQDTQPPTIRCSTSSQSNLNVILAEGGCLTEEEEEVEESVQEAEECEEEASGSSSVGAQRLQAPACSSSSAGASFNHQLTADMCNYKNSKSRRLEYSLKCLKYGRSNPSQDSAFGSLTDNDLSIGSSSIRLSSFQSISSPIDEGVEDIIIATTTGGNETCLELATIPRSMVSQDSAISSPCRESSPNNFLHIDDAMSGTGSTSSGSGCGSFGNIRPQQFPVSLSPKIFVTATSNSSSSSLASTSNACQGQGQGQGQGHYQQQQQFDPPKILVNDQNSIYTTSPSKRSGMIEVFSQKYRCPFQVSSFEDMSPKRTSDKQHLKHVNRLAFRSLEEERRIDNAFLPMADRTHSDNRVNMQSEKYKKLTHASFRISKGQGQGQDSPTATPTSQTPPSHPGNCMEMQRTGRQTLWRDSKFYRKNRIAKSNDSLMENNPSPRISPCSLRDNQYESRSSSQASRRSLSGSQQMLSVTTSFCGNGSGSRNSARYCSSKSEDLGESSDYLRVMDARKSYSERHLVRLKQTAINNTHSEDEMSFNDDNNPTVSSQGQGEKQHHYNQNQIQNQNQSQGQHHQQKHYKAPGGRWSSSCSIGGHLKTTNIKTTSLSAQSSQSNLVATAAAQATASYRTPSKSLDQSIQNIQNIPNIPNPTTSSNSSSSSSSVDESPSRLTLSGVDLSRIFVMDMDDAPGSSCSEEKTPLLDSVEMSPISPTDPEEPDLNQL, translated from the exons ATGGACTCATTTGACATATCAAGCGACTCGGAAGAGGGTCTGCTCGAGGAGATTGTCGTTGGAGGAAGCTGCCACCGGCAGCACTTGCTCCGCCTGCAGCAATGGCACTCCGCCCACTCGTATATTCACTCGTACGAGCCCTCGGAGTCACCGATTCATTATTGTGACCCGGCTGCCCTCTACTCGGATGATAATAGTCATGAGCCGGGCCAGGACACCCAGCCGCCCACCATTCGttgcagcaccagcagccaGAGCAACCTGAATGTCATTCTGGCCGAAGGCGGGTGCCTAACCGAAgaggaagaggaggtggaggagagTGTCCAGGAGGCGGAGGAGTGCGAGGAGGAGGCCAGTGGCTCGTCCTCAGTTGGAGCCCAGAGGCTGCAGGCTCCGGCCTGCTCTTCCAGCTCGGCTGGGGCCTCCTTCAACCACCAACTCACAGCCGACATGTGCAACTACAAGAACTCAAAGAGCCGGCGGCTGGAGTACTCCCTGAAATGCCTCAAATACGGACGCAGCAATCCTTCGCAGGACTCGGCCTTCGGTTCCCTGACCGACAATGACCTCTCCATCGGTTCGTCCAGCATCCGGCTGAGCAGTTTCCAGTCCATCTCCTCGCCCATCGACGAAGGTGTCGAGGACATCATCATAGCCACCACAACGGGTGGCAACGAAACATGCCTGGAGTTGGCAACCATTCCCAGGAGTATGGTGTCGCAGGACTCGGCCATATCTTCGCCATGTCGCGAGAGTTCCCCCAACAACTTTCTGCACATCGATGATGCCATGTCGGGGACGGGCTCCACTTCGTCGGGCTCGGGTTGCGGATCTTTTGGAAATATTCGACCCCAACAGTTTCCCGTCTCTCTTTCCCCGAAAATCTTTGTTACAGCTACCAGTAACTCGAGCAGCTCTTCGCTGGCCTCCACCAGCAATGCGTGTCAAGGTCAGGGTCAGGGACAAGGTCAGGGGCAttaccagcagcaacagcaattcGATCCGCCCAAGATCCTGGTCAATGATCAGAATTCCATCTACACCACATCGCCCTCGAAGCGATCTGGTATGATAGAGGTCTTTTCGCAGAAATATCGG TGTCCTTTCCAGGTGAGCTCCTTCGAGGACATGTCTCCCAAGCGAACATCCGACAAGCAGCACCTAAAGCACGTTAACCGCCTGGCATTTCGATCCTTGGAGGAGGAGCGCCGCATCGACAACGCCTTCCTGCCGATGGCAGATCGGACTCACTCCGACAATCGCGTCAACATGCAGAGCGAAAAGTATAAGAAACTGACCCACGCCTCCTTCCGGATCAGCAAGGGCCAGGGCCAGGGCCAGGACTCGCCCACGGCGACGCCCACCAGCCAAACGCCGCCCAGCCACCCGGGCAACTGCATGGAGATGCAGAGAACCGGAAGGCAGACGCTCTGGCGGGATAGCAAATTCTACAGGAAGAACAGGATAGCGAAGAGCAATGACTCCCTGATGGAGAACAATCCTTCGCCCAGGATATCGCCCTGTTCCTTGCGGGACAATCAATACGAGAGCCGGAGCAGCTCGCAGGCCAGCCGAAGGTCCTTGAGTGGCAGCCAGCAAATGCTGAGTGTTACCACAAGTTTTTGCGGCAATGGCAGTGGCTCGAGAAACTCGGCCAGATACTGTAGCTCCAAAAGCGAGGATCTGGGCGAATCCTCCGACTATTTGAGGGTCATGGACGCCCGGAAATCATATTCGGAACGTCACTTGGTGCGACTCAAGCAAACGGCCATAAACAACACACACAGCGAGGACGAGATGAGCTTCAACGATGACAATAATCCAACGGTATCATCGCAGGGTCAAGGTGAAAAGCAGCATCACTACAATCAGAATCAGATTCAGAATCAAAATCAGAGCCAGGgtcagcaccaccagcagaaGCACTACAAGGCACCGGGTGGCAGGTGGAGCAGCAGCTGCTCCATTGGCGGCCACCTGAAGACGACCAATATAAAGACCACCTCGCTGTCCGCTCAGTCCAGCCAATCGAATTTAGTGGCCACCGCGGCGGCACAGGCAACTGCCAGTTACAGGACACCTTCGAAGTCCCTCGATCAGAGCATCCAGAACATCCAAAACATCCCGAACATCCCGAATCCCACCACCagtagcaacagcagcagcagttctAGTTCGGTGGACGAGTCCCCCTCACGACTGACTCTGAGCGGTGTCGATTTGTCCAGGATCTTTGTGATGGACATGGACGATGCCCCCGGGAGCAGTTGTAGCGAGGAGAAGACTCCACTCCTGGACAGTGTGGAAATGTCGCCGATCAGCCCGACCGATCCAGAGGAGCCTGATCTGAACCAGCTCTAA
- the NimB5 gene encoding epidermal growth factor-like protein, giving the protein MGLCELSICFSILKLILHLPCTTAYFPNYQEYDPAQRYGPGARRPVGHDQSPYGRGYVDNRQNSYNRPEGVNFEDSRLLDEQPKSRQYLIREHETLSDKQTHKCRFWVPPEVIDKYPNATITQVDNKNRLSMIEACCTGYSTIRLLGVTVCRPKCGCQNGSCRAPGECECYEGFVRNDNGDCVFACPLGCQNGRCYLDGSCQCDPGYKLDESRRFCRPICSNGCGSSPRHNCTEPEVCGCSKGYQLTDDGCQPVCDPECGIGGLCKDNNQCDCGSGYNLKDGVCQADCYQRCHNGVCVSRNRCICDPGFTYHEQSSMCVPI; this is encoded by the exons ATGGGTCTATGTGAGCTGAGCATTTGCTTCAGTATTTTGAAACTGATTTTGCATCTTCCTTGCACCACTGCGTATTTTCCTAACTATCAGGAATACGACCCCGCCCAGCGATATGGCCCCGGGGCTCGGAGACCCGTTGGTCATGATCAAAGCCCATACGGTCGCGGCTACGTGGACAACCGACAGAATTCGTACAATCGACCCGAAGGTGTTAACTTTGAAGACTCCAGACTATTGGATGAGCAGCCAAAGAGTCGTCAATACTTAATCCGCGAACATGAAACTTTGTCCGACAAACAGACTCACAAGTGCCGCTTTTGGGTGCC acCGGAGGTCATCGACAAGTATCCCAACGCAACCATCACCCAGGTGGACAACAAAAACCGGCTGTCGATGATAGAGGCCTGCTGTACGGGCTACTCGACTATCCGACTCTTGGGGGTGACCGTTTGTCGACCCAAGTGCGGGTGCCAGAACGGGAGCTGTCGGGCGCCTGGGGAGTGTGAGTGCTACGAGGGCTTCGTCCGGAACGACAACGGGGACTGCGTATTCGCCTGTCCGTTGGGGTGCCAAAACGGGCGCTGCTACCTCGACGGTAGTTGCCAATGTGATCCGGGCTACAAGCTGGACGAGAGCCGACGCTTCTGCCGGCCCATTTGCAGCAATGGATGCGGCAGTAGTCCACGGCACAACTGCACTGAACCGGAGGTCTGCGGCTGCTCCAAGGGTTACCAACTAACGGACGACGGGTGCCAACCCGTCTGCGATCCCGAGTGTGGAATCGGAGGCCTCTGTAAGGACAACAACCAGTGCGACTGCGGATCAGGCTACAATCTTAAGGACGGCGTGTGCCAGGCTGATTGCTATCA AAGGTGCCACAACGGCGTCTGCGTAAGCCGCAATCGGTGCATCTGCGATCCCGGCTTTACTTACCACGAGCAATCCTCCATGTGTGTTCCCATCTAG
- the NimB4 gene encoding von Willebrand factor D and EGF domain-containing protein, translating into MSPLLRKLVIHVGLLILFACWLHALELQLHEQQLQHQIDEQLRLREEQRQRELQREIVIQQSRLSSTSTTRKPYIIPHGLSLPRRGEHPDKCFREVPAVFFQYDKEVKIVGNSTTNRYFNVIEVCCKGWRRYEYDWSKCVPDCGDRCQENGFCLAGGICQCFTDFVLNYRNNCVPTCPLGCPHGRCFLNGTCLCDQGYELDGSRRFCQPQCNSTCGHNEVCLEPGKCECAEGYARGLRESSALGCQPVCIPDCGYGHCVGPNKCECFPGFQKRDNGTSCEINCYMRCENGFCANLTTCVCQNGYRYDDNTTSCLPDCGDFCDNGICITPGNCRCFNGYVRNREKCEAVCDRGCGFYGKCIAPNTCGCAVVPGPDRTHQRCEFGLCDSQGRCRCEPGKTRFIDKCMSPDTVTTYASMNPVRVNTSLIHEFDLLLGRHFRLGGSENVHSSMWWL; encoded by the exons ATGTCGCCACTGTTGCGCAAACTGGTCATCCACGTCGGACTGCTGATCCTGTTCGCCTGCTGGCTCCACGCCCTGGAGCTGCAGCTCCACGAGCAGCAGTTACAGCACCAGATCGACGAGCAACTGAGGTTGCGAGAGGAGCAGCGCCAGCGGGAGCTGCAGCGGGAGATAGTCATTCAGCAGAGCCGCCTCTCCTCCACGTCCACCACCCGAAAGCCGTACATCATTCCGCACGGCCTGTCACTGCCAAGGCGGGGAGAGCATCCGGACAAGTGTTTCCGGGAAGTGCC CGCCGTGTTCTTCCAGTACGACAAGGAGGTCAAAATAGTGGGCAACAGCACCACGAATCGCTATTTTAACGTAATCGAGGTATGTTGCAAAGGTTGGAGGCGCTACGAGTACGACTGGAGCAAGTGCGTCCCCGACTGCGGCGACCGCTGCCAAGAGAACGGATTCTGTCTGGCCGGCGGCATTTGCCAGTGCTTCACCGACTTCGTTCTGAATTACCGCAACAACTGTGTGCCGACATGTCCTTTGGGATGTCCCCACGGACGGTGTTTCCTCAACGGCACCTGCCTTTGCGACCAGGGATACGAGCTGGACGGATCGCGTCGCTTCTGCCAGCCACAGTGCAACTCCACCTGTGGCCACAACGAGGTCTGCCTGGAGCCGGGAAAGTGTGAGTGCGCCGAGGGCTATGCCCGGGGCCTCCGTGAGTCCTCGGCCTTGGGGTGCCAGCCCGTTTGCATACCGGACTGTGGATACGGCCACTGCGTGGGTCCCAATAAATGCGAATGCTTCCCGGGATTCCAAAAGCGCGACAACGGCACCTCCTGCGAAATCAATTGCTACAT GCGTTGTGAAAACGGCTTTTGTGCCAATCTGACGACGTGCGTTTGCCAAAATGGATATCGCTACGACGATAACACCACCAGCTGCCTGCCGGATTGTGGGGACTTTTGCGATAACGGAATATGCATTACGCCCGGAAACTGTCGTTGTTTCAACGGATACGTCCGGAATCGGGAGAAGTGCGAGGCTGTTTGCGATCGCGGTTGTGGCTTCTACGGGAAATGCATCGCTCCCAATACGTGCGGATGTGCCGTGGTCCCTGGACCGGACCGAACCCACCAGAGATGTGAGTTCGGACTGTGCGACTCCCAGGGACGCTGTCGATGTGAGCCCGGCAAGACGAGGTTCATTGACAAGTGCATGTCGCCGGACACGGTCACCACCTACGCCTCTATGAACCCCGTCCGGGTAAACACTTCCCTGATCCATGAATTCGACCTGCTCCTGGGCAGACATTTCAGATTGGGCGGCTCCGAAAACGTGCACAGTTCCATGTGGTGGCTTTGA
- the NimB3 gene encoding multiple epidermal growth factor-like domains protein 11: protein MHLTSTVGSLLLLCLACLIKPPPPAVGQFWRKSVEDQWFSETLATRPSGICYDEKEVMAINPDSRRRQFSYCCNGYLNEGTSSNLKCVPICEEDCTNGLCYSPDRCECAPGYIWRDRKCRIM from the exons ATGCACTTGACTTCCACTGTGGGTAGCCTTCTTCTGCTCTGCCTGGCCTGCCTCATCAAACCGCCTCCTCCAGCCGTGGGCCAGTTTTGGAGAAAATCCGTTGAAGACCAATGGTTTAGTGAAACCTTGGCCACCCGGCCATCTGGAATTTGTTACGACGAAAAGGA GGTGATGGCAATCAATCCGGACTCTAGACGACGGCAGTTCTCGTACTGCTGCAATGGGTACCTAAACGAGGGGACTTCTAGCAATCTAAAATGCGTGCCTATTTGCGAAGAGGACTGCACGAATGGGCTGTGCTACTCCCCTGATCGGTGCGAGTGTGCGCCGGGATATATCTGGAGAGACAGAAAGTGTAGGATAATGTAA
- the NimB2 gene encoding epidermal growth factor-like protein, producing MRSSSQVLILAVLMAICAYGQGQFKTAGIKTRQPPSGNLQLSGNSSEYGWSSYNQTSYGWNQQNQSSYNWQSQNHIGQGSAGFVPAETYNPSTLPPLYGHYVQPINPPATRAPQILDETALFINKTRSAMASGICFKEVPTASLLRNSRDKFVGNGTTPDMSRIEVCCDGYERNPHIYRRCEPICADDCPNGICTAPNTCVCIPGHVRTTEGKCISTCPLGCGNGVCDEQNECRCREGYVLEPLTRKYCQPECKPGCAFGHCVAPNKCACLQGYRQAADGSCEPVCDSCENGKCTAPGQCSCNTGYQKVDGRCEAVCTIPCKNGRCIGPDVCECAIGFEWDRKTAECQPKCDIPCLNGICVGNNQCECKPGYIKDTIQRNICQPHCPLGCQNGFCSAPNFCICRPGFIKSGIKGRQTCQAL from the exons ATGAGATCATCGAGTCAGGTGCTCATTCTCGCGGTTCTGATGGCCATCTGTGCCTACGGTCAGGGCCAGTTCAAGACGGCTGGCATTAAGACCCGCCAGCCGCCGTCCGGCAATCTCCAGCTATCCGGGAATTCCAGTGAATATGGGTGGAGCAGCTACAACCAGACCAGCTACGGTTGGAACCAACAAAACCAAAGCTCCTACAACTGGCAGTCCCAGAATCACATTGGTCAGGGATCGGCTGGTTTCGTGCCAGCGGAAACCTACAATCCCTCCACCCTGCCGCCTCTCTACGGCCACTATGTCCAGCCGATTAATCCGCCAGCTACCCGTGCCCCTCAGATTTTGGATGAAACGGCTCTGTTCATCAACAAAACCCGCTCGGCCATGGCCAGTGGCATCTGCTTCAAGGAAGTTCC CACCGCCTCCCTTCTGCGCAACTCCCGAGACAAGTTCGTCGGCAACGGCACCACTCCCGACATGAGTCGCATCGAGGTGTGCTGCGATGGCTACGAACGGAATCCCCACATCTACCGCCGATGCGAGCCCATCTGCGCCGACGACTGCCCCAACGGGATCTGCACGGCTCCGAACACCTGCGTCTGCATTCCAGGGCATGTCCGAACTACCGAGGGAAAGTGCATCTCCACCTGCCCTCTGGGCTGTGGCAACGGGGTGTGCGACGAACAGAACGAGTGCCGGTGTCGCGAGGGATACGTCCTGGAGCCGCTGACCCGCAAGTACTGCCAGCCGGAGTGCAAGCCAGGCTGCGCCTTCGGTCACTGTGTGGCCCCCAACAAGTGTGCCTGCTTGCAGGGATACCGCCAGGCGGCGGACGGGAGCTGCGAACCGGTGTGCGACAGCTGCGAGAACGGAAAGTGCACTGCCCCCGGTCAGTGCAGCTGCAACACGGGCTACCAAAAAGTAGATGGACGCTGCGAGGCCGTGTGCACCAT ACCCTGCAAAAACGGACGCTGCATTGGCCCGGATGTGTGCGAGTGCGCCATCGGCTTTGAGTGGGATCGTAAGACCGCCGAGTGCCAGCCAAAGTGTGACATTCCCTGCCTCAATGGCATCTGTGTGGGAAACAACCAGTGCGAGTGTAAGCCCGGCTACATCAAGGACACTATTCAGCGGAACATCTGCCAGCCCCACTGTCCTCTGGGATGCCAAAATGGATTCTGCAGTGCCCCCAACTTCTGCATCTGCCGCCCCGGCTTCATCAAGAGCGGCATCAAGGGTCGCCAGACCTGCCAGGCCCTCTAA
- the NimB1 gene encoding epidermal growth factor-like protein: protein MHFCGPSPAVLIALLELVAVPALIEAESTELFGDISSAGEFESLSLTRERQQHLCQREVPVVFFQTDKDLVPRGNGSSIFYHRIEVCCTGYRRDTYSKDCIPDCSQSSPDNCRNGFCRSPENCECFPDFVRNEFGACIHTCPIACQHGRCYLNGTCACHRGFALDQETRLFCRPQCSKACGTHEACVAPEECECAPGYRRTTDLGCQPVCAPDCGYGKCIAPNQCECFAGFIKRPQRNVCEAECYINCENGFCESRYKCQCREGYRYDLNTTSCLPECTENCGHGNGVCVAPGVCRCFEGYEAHGSECRPKCDRSCGKYGRCLAPNICGCEHTGQHCLNGQCESGDHCQCPSGETHFVDRCLGPNQLNLQLSTDEKRKHFNLQLGHEFNALIGRLFNLV from the exons ATGCATTTCTGTGGACCGTCTCCGGCTGTGCTGATTGCGCTGCTCGAACTGGTGGCGGTCCCAGCTCTCATTGAGGCAGAGTCGACGGAACTCTTTGGAGATATTTCCAGTGCCGGAGAGTTCGAGTCGCTTAGCTTAACCCGCGAACGGCAGCAGCATCTTTGCCAACGGGAGGTGCC TGTTGTGTTCTTCCAAACGGACAAGGACTTGGTGCCTCGAGGCAATGGCTCCTCCATTTTCTACCACCGCATAGAGGTCTGCTGCACGGGATATCGAAGGGATACGTACTCCAAGGACTGTATTCCGGACTGCTCCCAAAGTTCGCCAGACAACTGCCGGAATGGCTTCTGCCGGAGTCCGGAGAACTGCGAGTGCTTTCCGGACTTTGTGCGCAACGAGTTTGGCGCCTGCATCCACACCTGTCCGATTGCATGCCAGCACGGTCGATGCTACCTAAACGGCACCTGTGCCTGCCACCGGGGCTTCGCCCTCGACCAGGAGACCCGACTCTTCTGCCGCCCGCAGTGCTCCAAAGCCTGCGGCACGCACGAGGCGTGTGTGGCTCCGGAGGAGTGCGAATGTGCTCCTGGATACAGACGCACCACAGATCTGGGATGTCAACCGGTCTGCGCCCCGGACTGCGGGTACGGCAAGTGCATCGCCCCCAATCAGTGCGAGTGCTTTGCTGGCTTCATAAAGCGGCCCCAGCGCAATGTTTGCGAGGCAGAGTGCTACAT AAATTGTGAGAACGGCTTCTGTGAGTCGCGGTACAAGTGCCAGTGCAGGGAGGGCTATCGGTACGACCTAAACACCACCAGCTGTTTGCCGGAGTGCACTGAAAACTGTGGCCATGGAAACGGAGTTTGTGTCGCACCCGGAGTGTGCCGCTGCTTTGAGGGATACGAGGCCCATGGCTCGGAGTGCCGCCCCAAGTGCGACAG GTCCTGCGGCAAATACGGACGCTGCCTGGCTCCAAACATATGCGGTTGTGAACACACAGGGCAGCATTGCCTGAATGGGCAGTGTGAATCAGGAGACCACTGCCAGTGTCCTTCGGGAGAGACGCACTTTGTGGACCGGTGTTTGGGACCAAACCAACTGAACCTTCAGTTGTCCACTGACGAAAAACGAAAGCACTTCAACCTACAGTTGGGTCACGAATTTAATGCTCTGATCGGACGCCTCTTTAatcttgtttaa
- the NimA gene encoding uncharacterized protein NimA — protein sequence MSKGWSKYLVLWLAIWLPQGSSQNSSLRVNTNVKDIEAGARTLASIQGPGNICIREEPYVEQIQIPEMQPVRVRTSSWCMEIPPRCATYKTEMREVMRVQKLNKTRTVRFCCQGYEGNLSDNQATCKPICRGGCGRGSCVMPEICSCEEGYIGKHCTQRCDHDRWGLDCKNICQCQNGAACDNKSGICHCLAGWAGQFCEQPCPQGTHGIMCRKACDCDEKPCNPQTGACILHDHQPELNVSHVIVETVNSTLEKMGIIPRPVTPSPLPEVIVIKQPAGQESGHHTPKIIVHQSGSELLENLHSSAPGIPAPEVIHVITNGITSPQEHLAGFSGLDSNTSQSGAANSQTGVVTTLVVIMLFLLFAIAAGALYVYRRYHHKDSAVYNSNGVVKTQSLNPEVVLTEASALGKNFHEPLPEPPIIFAVSPQSNEAPAELYDTPSNNSSIKTPPYAYARKESLYSVITPKSRKGSLDSHLYDEIRYHQQHHHQHHQPHQQRNHQGQHSATASAFLPARPPSMPMVEQFAGGNHQSHQRSHHVTHLIIPPQNANFLQVPAQITAKRIAHL from the exons atgtcaAAAGGATGGTCTAAGTACCTAGTCCTGTGGCTGGCTATATGGCTGCCACAGGGATCCAGCCAGAATAGCAGCCTGCGGGTCAACACAAATGTCAAGGACATCGAGGCGGGCGCCAGAACCTTGGCTTCGATCCAGGGGCCAGGAAATATTTGCATACGCGAGGAGCCCTACGTCGAGCAGATCCAGATCCCGGAGATGCAGCCCGTGCGCGTGCGCACCTCCAGCTGGTGCATGGAGATCCCGCCAAGGTGCGCCACATACAAGACGGAAATGCGCGAGGTGATGCGAGTCCAG aaactaAACAAAACTCGGACTGTTCGTTTCTGCTGCCAAGGCTACGAGGGAAACCTCTCCGACAACCAGGCCACCTGCAAGCCCATCTGCCGAGGAGGATGTGGGCGCGGCAGTTGCGTTATGCCGGAAATCTGCAGCTGCGAAGAGGGATATATAGGAAAGCACTGCACTCAGC GCTGTGACCACGATCGCTGGGGGTTGGATTGCAAGAATATTTGCCAGTGCCAGAATGGAGCTGCCTGCGACAATAAATCTGGGATATGCCACTGCCTGGCTGGTTGGGCAGGGCAATT CTGCGAGCAGCCTTGCCCCCAAGGAACACATGGCATTATGTGCCGCAAGGCTTGTGATTGTGACGAAAAGCCATGCAACCCGCAGACCGGAGCCTGCATCCTGCACGATCACCAGCCAGAGTTGAATGTCAGCCACGTTATCGTGGAAACGGTCAACTCCACCCTGGAAAAGATGGGCATTATTCCGCGTCCCGTCACCCCCAGTCCCCTCCCAGAAGTCATTGTAATCAAGCAGCCTGCGGGTCAGGAAAGTGGTCATCACACGCCCAAGATTATTGTCCATCAGTCCGGCAGCGAACTCCTTGAGAATCTTCACTCTTCTGCTCCCGGTATACCGGCTCCAGAGGTCATCCACGTCATTACCAACGGGATTACCTCGCCGCAGGAGCATCTGGCCGGATTCTCCGGATTGGATTCCAACACCAGCCAATCAGGAGCAGCGAATTCCCAAACGGGGGTGGTGACCACACTGGTGGTCATCATGCTATTCCTACTCTTTGCCATTGCAGCTGGCGCGTTGTATGTGTACCGGAGGTATCATCACAAGGACTCTGCGGTTTATAATTCCAATGGAGTAGTGAAGACGCAGTCCTTAAACCCGGAGGTCGTCCTTACCGAGGCCTCAGCACTTGGGAAGAATTTCCACGAGCCCCTGCCGGAGCCGCCCATAATATTCGCGGTTTCCCCGCAGTCAAACGAGG CTCCAGCTGAACTGTACGACACGCCGAGCAATAACTCATCAATAAAAACACCGCCCTACGCCTATGCCAGGAAGGAGTCCCTCTACTCGGTGATCACGCCCAAGTCTCGCAAGGGCAGCCTGGACTCACACCTGTACGATGAGATCCGCTaccaccagcagcaccaccatcagCACCACCAACCGCACCAGCAACGAAACCACCAAGGTCAGCACTCCGCCACGGCTTCCGCCTTTCTGCCAGCCAGGCCGCCTTCGATGCCAATGGTTGAACAATTTGCCGGCGGAAACCACCAGTCCCACCAACGATCCCACCACGTTACCCACTTGATCATACCGCCCCAGAATGCCAATTTCCTCCAGGTGCCGGCCCAAATTACTGCCAAGCGAATAGCCCATCTGTGA
- the Vajk3 gene encoding zinc finger protein 512B, with protein MKVFICLAALLVASACASKTEGEKVPLEKKLDKRGLLDLGYGYGHAGLDVGYLGHGSIAGHGYGLTGHSAPAAIAVGHSGPAIAVGHTAPAVAVHHAPAPYVISKQADVHKTITITKGIPVPVHVDRPYPVVHEKRVPVEVKVPVPQPYEVIRKVPVTVKEYVKVPVPVPQPYEVIRHEKVPIHVPVDRPVPVEVPKPYPVPVAKPYPVYVEKAVKVPVPVQVDRPYPVYVKVPVVSHSVVKHAPTVAVSSYPVSSYPATSYGHDATVYSDHHGYHK; from the exons ATGAAAGTATTC ATCTGCCTAGCCGCTCTGCTGGTGGCCTCCGCCTGCGCCAGCAAAACCGAGGGCGAGAAGGTCCCCCTCGAGAAGAAGCTGGACAAGCGCGGCCTGCTCGACCTGGGCTACGGCTACGGACACGCCGGTCTGGATGTGGGCTACCTGGGACACGGATCCATCGCCGGACACGGTTACGGACTGACTGGCCACTCTGCGCCCGCCGCCATCGCCGTGGGTCACTCCGGCCCCGCGATCGCTGTCGGACACACCGCCCCTGCCGTCGCTGTGCACCACGCTCCCGCCCCGTATGTGATCAGCAAGCAGGCCGATGTCCACAAgaccatcaccatcaccaaGGGAATCCCAGTGCCCGTCCATGTGGACCGCCCCTACCCAGTGGTTCATGAGAAGCGCGTGCCCGTCGAAGTTAAGGTTCCCGTGCCCCAGCCCTACGAGGTGATCCGCAAGGTGCCCGTGACCGTCAAGGAGTACGTGAAGGTGCCCGTGCCAGTGCCCCAGCCCTACGAAGTGATCCGTCACGAGAAGGTCCCAATCCACGTGCCCGTCGACCGCCCAGTGCCCGTTGAGGTGCCCAAGCCCTACCCCGTGCCAGTGGCCAAGCCCTACCCCGTGTACGTGGAGAAGGCCGTCAAGGTGCCCGTGCCCGTCCAGGTCGACCGCCCCTACCCCGTCTACGTGAAGGTGCCCGTCGTCTCGCACTCCGTGGTGAAGCACGCCCCCACCGTTGCCGTCAGCAGCTACCCGGTCAGCAGCTACCCGGCCACCAGCTATGGACATGACGCCACCGTCTACTCTGACCACCACGGTTACCACAAGTAA